One part of the Phragmites australis chromosome 3, lpPhrAust1.1, whole genome shotgun sequence genome encodes these proteins:
- the LOC133912598 gene encoding probable apyrase 6 — MPEPTTKPLSPRPRRRRSLCGLCLGTALLVLVVSALVHLVSPPPHRAPQSTRFSVVIDGGSTGTRAHVFAAGPDGRLDLARSAVMRVSPGLSSFAAEPARAGESLRPLMEFVRERVGGSSAETEVRLMATAGLRLLEERAQEAILASCRDVLRASGFRFEDAWAKVIPGSDEGIYAWIAANYALGTLGGDPHKTIGIIELGGASAQLTFVSDEVLPPELSNNFTFGDTTYTLYTNSLLNFGQNAAQDSLFEILRSRGSSKNSTLVDPCTPKGYSRNEKVMVGTSGASRSTLNNQYVDNGNGNFTECRSSSLMLLQKGKEKCQYQQCHLGSTFVPELRGHFLATENFYFTSKFFGLKQSSSLSDFVLAGEQFCKQDFSTLRKKYPNQSDEAFSRYCFSSAYIVALLHDILGVPLDDKRIEYSNQVGDVQVEWALGAFIAHMQNTTLEPSHAAATSTHSDRSIVVVLGMFLLCGVFLVSRWRKPKTKIIYDLEKGRYIITRIS; from the exons ATGCCTGAACCGACCACCAAACCCCTCtccccgcgcccgcgccgccgccgcagtcTCTGCGGCCTCTGCCTCGGCACCGcgctcctcgtcctcgtcgtctcCGCGCTCGTCCACCTCGTCTCCCCGCCGCCGCATCGCGCTCCCCAGTCCACACGCTTCTCCGTCGTCATAGACGGCGGCAGCACGGGAACACGGGCCCACGTCTTCGCCGCGGGGCCCGACGGGCGCCTGGATCTGGCGCGCTCCGCCGTGATGCGCGTCTCCCCGGGTCTCTCGTCCTTCGCCGCCGAGCCGGCGCGGGCCGGGGAGTCGCTGCGGCCGCTGATGGAGTTCGTGAGGGAGAGGGTCGGGGGCTCCTCTGCGGAGACGGAGGTGCGGCTGATGGCCACTGCCGGGCTGCGGCTGCTCGAGGAGCGCGCCCAGGAGGCCATCTTGGCGTCCTGCAGGGACGTGCTCCGGGCCTCTGGGTTCCGGTTCGAGGACGCATGGGCCAAGGTGATCCCAG GCTCTGATGAAGGTATCTATGCTTGGATTGCGGCAAATTATGCTCTTGGCACACTTGGAGGGGATCCTCACAAAACCATTGGGATCATTGAACTGGGGGGCGCTTCAGCTCAG CTGACCTTTGTTTCTGATGAAGTTCTTCCTCCCGAACTGTCAAATAATTTTACTTTCGGTGATACAACATACACTCTATATACCAATAGCCTTTTAAACTTTGGTCAA AATGCAGCACAAGACTCGCTCTTTGAAATTTTGAGGTCTAGAg GCTCTTCCAAAAATAGTACACTTGTTGATCCTTGCACTCCTAAGGGATATTCACGTAATGAAAAAGTAATGGTGGGGACAAGCGGTGCTTCAAGATCGACATTGAATAATCAATATGTTGATAATGGGAATGGAAACTTTACAGAGTGCAGATCTTCTTCGCTGATGTTACTGCAAAAAGGAAAGG AAAAGTGCCAGTATCAACAATGCCACCTGGGATCTACTTTCGTACCTGAGCTACGTGGACATTTCCTGGCAACTGAAAATTTCTATTTTACATCAAAG TTCTTTGGACTTAAGCAGTCTTCATCCCTATCTGATTTTGTGCTTGCTGGAGAACAATTTTGTAAGCAAGATTTCTCCACTCTTAGAAAAAAGTATCCTAATCAGTCAGATGAAGCTTTCTCTCGGTATTGCTTCTCGTCAGCGTACATTGTAGCTCTACTGCATGACATTCTTGGTGTACCTCTGGACGACAAGAG GATCGAGTATTCCAACCAGGTTGGAGATGTTCAGGTTGAATGGGCCCTTGGAGCATTCATCGCACACATGCAAAATACAACTTTAGAGCCATCACACGCTGCTGCAACATCAACCCATAGCGATAGATCAATTGTTGTTGTGCTGGGGATGTTTCTTTTATGTGGAGTGTTTTTGGTGTCAAGATGGAGGAAGCCCAAGACGAAGATTATATACGACTTAGAGAAAGGTCGATACATCATAACACGCATCAGCTGA
- the LOC133912599 gene encoding uncharacterized protein At4g17910-like isoform X2: MEGLLLDKPLNPNKLLKEQFVSNLTGSSLAEIAALSTIVPALVVLRKWSSGDNTWRDTAKKNDDVHPVRKDWMHYFSALLVDYLTVVLPILLVFTVLAEWVYTCAISLVILIPIYIMNKGFQSHLKAELNRLPSLRADISSYRVSVVLVTCLCILAVDFKIFPRRYAKAETYGSGIMDLGVGSFVVANALVSRQARNITSMSFKAALSSISPLVFLGFARIVSTLGVDYQVHVGEYGVHWNFFFTLAAISILTSIVRIHPKYCGLVGLLILAGYQIWLSFGLNEYLISDERNADIISQNKEGYWGMFLIGVSLGYYLFVDTSSKGRSRNTQVVKVWVLAASFWILAVVLDSYIERVSRRMCNFAYVMLVFGQNFQVLSILTLAGFVSYENNLVLEDAFNQNMLGSFLLANILTGLVNLSVDTLSSSSLAAFMIMSVYTFTLCMVAGLAHFCGFRMKFW, encoded by the exons ATGGAGGGCCTACTCCTCGACAAGCCTCTGAACCCGAACAAGCTCCTCAAGGAGCA GTTCGTGAGCAACCTGACGGGGTCCTCCCTGGCGGAGATCGCGGCGCTCTCCACCATCGTGCCG GCATTGGTGGTTCTGAGGAAGTGGAGCAGCGGAG ATAATACTTGGAGGGATACAGCAAAGAAAAACGATGATGTCCATCCTGTTCGCAAAGATTGGATGCATTACTTTTCTGCGCTGCTTGTAGATTATCTCACTGTTGTATTGCCGATCTTGTTGGTCTTCACA GTCTTGGCCGAATGGGTTTATACTTGTGCCATTTCTCTTGTAATCCTGATTCCTATCTACATCATGAATAAAGG GTTTCAGTCTCATCTTAAAGCTGAACTCAATCGGCTTCCTTCACTCAGGGCAGACATTTCTTCTTACCGAGTGTCAGTG GTTCTAGTGACATGTTTGTGCATATTGGCGGTGGACTTCAAAATCTTTCCAAGACGCTATGCTAAGGCTGAAACATATGGTAGTGGCATT ATGGATCTTGGAGTAGGATCTTTCGTAGTGGCTAACGCACTGGTATCCAGACAAGCACGAAACATAACCTCAAT GAGCTTCAAGGCAGCGCTGAGTTCCATAAGTCCATTAGTATTTCTTGGCTTTGCTCGCATTGTCTCCACATTGGGGGTTGATTATCag GTTCATGTAGGAGAATATGGTGTTCATTGGAACTTTTTTTTCACCCTTGCAGCAATTTCTATCCTTACATCCATTGTCAGGATTCATCCAAAATATTGTGGCTTAGTGGGTCTGCTTATCCTTGCAG GATACCAGATATGGCTATCTTTTGGACTGAATGAGTACCTCATTTCTGATGAAAGAAATGCTGATATAATCAGCCAGAATAAGGAAG GATACTGGGGTATGTTTCTAATTGGTGTTTCTCTGGGTTACTATCTGTTCGTTGATACTAGTTCGAAAGGCAGGAGCAGGAACACTCAAGTGGTAAAAGTCTGGGTTCTTGCTGCATCTTTTTG GATTTTGGCAGTCGTCCTTGACAGCTATATTGAGAGAGTTTCTCGACGAATG TGCAACTTCGCTTATGTTATGCTTGTTTTTGGCCAGAATTTTCAG GTTTTATCTATCCTGACGTTAGCAGGGTTCGTTTCATATGAAAATAACTTGGTTCTTGAAGATGCATTCAATCAAAATATGCTTGGTTCATTCCTTCTG gCAAATATCCTAACTGGCTTGGTAAATCTCTCAGTTGACACACTGTCTTCGTCTTCCCTTGCTGCCTTCATGATTATGTCAGTGTACACCTTTACTTTATGCATGGTTGCGGGTCTTGCCCATTTTTGTGGTTTTAGAATGAAATTCTGGTGA
- the LOC133912599 gene encoding uncharacterized protein At4g17910-like isoform X3: MEGLLLDKPLNPNKLLKEQFVSNLTGSSLAEIAALSTIVPALVVLRKWSSGDNTWRDTAKKNDDVHPVRKDWMHYFSALLVDYLTVVLPILLVFTVLAEWVYTCAISLVILIPIYIMNKGFQSHLKAELNRLPSLRADISSYRVSVVLVTCLCILAVDFKIFPRRYAKAETYGSGIMDLGVGSFVVANALVSRQARNITSMSFKAALSSISPLVFLGFARIVSTLGVDYQVHVGEYGVHWNFFFTLAAISILTSIVRIHPKYCGLVGLLILAGYQIWLSFGLNEYLISDERNADIISQNKEGVYSILGYWGMFLIGVSLGYYLFVDTSSKGRSRNTQVVKVWVLAASFWILAVVLDSYIERVSRRMVLSILTLAGFVSYENNLVLEDAFNQNMLGSFLLANILTGLVNLSVDTLSSSSLAAFMIMSVYTFTLCMVAGLAHFCGFRMKFW, translated from the exons ATGGAGGGCCTACTCCTCGACAAGCCTCTGAACCCGAACAAGCTCCTCAAGGAGCA GTTCGTGAGCAACCTGACGGGGTCCTCCCTGGCGGAGATCGCGGCGCTCTCCACCATCGTGCCG GCATTGGTGGTTCTGAGGAAGTGGAGCAGCGGAG ATAATACTTGGAGGGATACAGCAAAGAAAAACGATGATGTCCATCCTGTTCGCAAAGATTGGATGCATTACTTTTCTGCGCTGCTTGTAGATTATCTCACTGTTGTATTGCCGATCTTGTTGGTCTTCACA GTCTTGGCCGAATGGGTTTATACTTGTGCCATTTCTCTTGTAATCCTGATTCCTATCTACATCATGAATAAAGG GTTTCAGTCTCATCTTAAAGCTGAACTCAATCGGCTTCCTTCACTCAGGGCAGACATTTCTTCTTACCGAGTGTCAGTG GTTCTAGTGACATGTTTGTGCATATTGGCGGTGGACTTCAAAATCTTTCCAAGACGCTATGCTAAGGCTGAAACATATGGTAGTGGCATT ATGGATCTTGGAGTAGGATCTTTCGTAGTGGCTAACGCACTGGTATCCAGACAAGCACGAAACATAACCTCAAT GAGCTTCAAGGCAGCGCTGAGTTCCATAAGTCCATTAGTATTTCTTGGCTTTGCTCGCATTGTCTCCACATTGGGGGTTGATTATCag GTTCATGTAGGAGAATATGGTGTTCATTGGAACTTTTTTTTCACCCTTGCAGCAATTTCTATCCTTACATCCATTGTCAGGATTCATCCAAAATATTGTGGCTTAGTGGGTCTGCTTATCCTTGCAG GATACCAGATATGGCTATCTTTTGGACTGAATGAGTACCTCATTTCTGATGAAAGAAATGCTGATATAATCAGCCAGAATAAGGAAGGTGTCTATAGCATACTtg GATACTGGGGTATGTTTCTAATTGGTGTTTCTCTGGGTTACTATCTGTTCGTTGATACTAGTTCGAAAGGCAGGAGCAGGAACACTCAAGTGGTAAAAGTCTGGGTTCTTGCTGCATCTTTTTG GATTTTGGCAGTCGTCCTTGACAGCTATATTGAGAGAGTTTCTCGACGAATG GTTTTATCTATCCTGACGTTAGCAGGGTTCGTTTCATATGAAAATAACTTGGTTCTTGAAGATGCATTCAATCAAAATATGCTTGGTTCATTCCTTCTG gCAAATATCCTAACTGGCTTGGTAAATCTCTCAGTTGACACACTGTCTTCGTCTTCCCTTGCTGCCTTCATGATTATGTCAGTGTACACCTTTACTTTATGCATGGTTGCGGGTCTTGCCCATTTTTGTGGTTTTAGAATGAAATTCTGGTGA
- the LOC133912599 gene encoding uncharacterized protein At4g17910-like isoform X1: protein MEGLLLDKPLNPNKLLKEQFVSNLTGSSLAEIAALSTIVPALVVLRKWSSGDNTWRDTAKKNDDVHPVRKDWMHYFSALLVDYLTVVLPILLVFTVLAEWVYTCAISLVILIPIYIMNKGFQSHLKAELNRLPSLRADISSYRVSVVLVTCLCILAVDFKIFPRRYAKAETYGSGIMDLGVGSFVVANALVSRQARNITSMSFKAALSSISPLVFLGFARIVSTLGVDYQVHVGEYGVHWNFFFTLAAISILTSIVRIHPKYCGLVGLLILAGYQIWLSFGLNEYLISDERNADIISQNKEGVYSILGYWGMFLIGVSLGYYLFVDTSSKGRSRNTQVVKVWVLAASFWILAVVLDSYIERVSRRMCNFAYVMLVFGQNFQVLSILTLAGFVSYENNLVLEDAFNQNMLGSFLLANILTGLVNLSVDTLSSSSLAAFMIMSVYTFTLCMVAGLAHFCGFRMKFW, encoded by the exons ATGGAGGGCCTACTCCTCGACAAGCCTCTGAACCCGAACAAGCTCCTCAAGGAGCA GTTCGTGAGCAACCTGACGGGGTCCTCCCTGGCGGAGATCGCGGCGCTCTCCACCATCGTGCCG GCATTGGTGGTTCTGAGGAAGTGGAGCAGCGGAG ATAATACTTGGAGGGATACAGCAAAGAAAAACGATGATGTCCATCCTGTTCGCAAAGATTGGATGCATTACTTTTCTGCGCTGCTTGTAGATTATCTCACTGTTGTATTGCCGATCTTGTTGGTCTTCACA GTCTTGGCCGAATGGGTTTATACTTGTGCCATTTCTCTTGTAATCCTGATTCCTATCTACATCATGAATAAAGG GTTTCAGTCTCATCTTAAAGCTGAACTCAATCGGCTTCCTTCACTCAGGGCAGACATTTCTTCTTACCGAGTGTCAGTG GTTCTAGTGACATGTTTGTGCATATTGGCGGTGGACTTCAAAATCTTTCCAAGACGCTATGCTAAGGCTGAAACATATGGTAGTGGCATT ATGGATCTTGGAGTAGGATCTTTCGTAGTGGCTAACGCACTGGTATCCAGACAAGCACGAAACATAACCTCAAT GAGCTTCAAGGCAGCGCTGAGTTCCATAAGTCCATTAGTATTTCTTGGCTTTGCTCGCATTGTCTCCACATTGGGGGTTGATTATCag GTTCATGTAGGAGAATATGGTGTTCATTGGAACTTTTTTTTCACCCTTGCAGCAATTTCTATCCTTACATCCATTGTCAGGATTCATCCAAAATATTGTGGCTTAGTGGGTCTGCTTATCCTTGCAG GATACCAGATATGGCTATCTTTTGGACTGAATGAGTACCTCATTTCTGATGAAAGAAATGCTGATATAATCAGCCAGAATAAGGAAGGTGTCTATAGCATACTtg GATACTGGGGTATGTTTCTAATTGGTGTTTCTCTGGGTTACTATCTGTTCGTTGATACTAGTTCGAAAGGCAGGAGCAGGAACACTCAAGTGGTAAAAGTCTGGGTTCTTGCTGCATCTTTTTG GATTTTGGCAGTCGTCCTTGACAGCTATATTGAGAGAGTTTCTCGACGAATG TGCAACTTCGCTTATGTTATGCTTGTTTTTGGCCAGAATTTTCAG GTTTTATCTATCCTGACGTTAGCAGGGTTCGTTTCATATGAAAATAACTTGGTTCTTGAAGATGCATTCAATCAAAATATGCTTGGTTCATTCCTTCTG gCAAATATCCTAACTGGCTTGGTAAATCTCTCAGTTGACACACTGTCTTCGTCTTCCCTTGCTGCCTTCATGATTATGTCAGTGTACACCTTTACTTTATGCATGGTTGCGGGTCTTGCCCATTTTTGTGGTTTTAGAATGAAATTCTGGTGA